A genomic segment from Montipora foliosa isolate CH-2021 chromosome 9, ASM3666993v2, whole genome shotgun sequence encodes:
- the LOC137971859 gene encoding uncharacterized protein: MKKHTKKISRLLSKQLDVDEHLHNISSYELSFFQKLIICRGLKFSLPQKVPARDIKASFEEAYWKLEPLSDSTRELASATLRSIALNYIEKKPTAPPKALIRTLTELKKKGDIVVTKPDGVVIMDKSDYTRLLREASINDDSKFIACSEERPKTRGRRPTHYHPLLAKEKLLTSIVHKILPKQTADSLSPKGSRLAHLYGLPKTHKPVLSMRPILSATGTYNFKLAKWLDEKLKPLATNAHTVNDIFLFAEEIQSKLKVVNEGDVTALFTNIPVDEAIQILANKTRIISN; encoded by the coding sequence ATgaaaaaacacacaaagaagATATCTCGCCTGCTATCCAAACAACTAGATGTCGATGAACATTTACACAACATCTCTTCATACGAATTATCGTTCTTCCAGAAGCTAATCATTTGCCGAGGACTGAAATTTTCACTCCCACAAAAGGTGCCAGCCAGAGACATTAAAGCCAGCTTCGAAGAGGCGTATTGGAAGCTCGAACCTCTTAGTGACAGCACCAGAGAATTGGCCTCGGCCACTCTACGCTCTATAGCGTTAAACTACATTGAAAAGAAACCCACCGCTCCTCCAAAGGCTCTTATTCGCACCCTGACCGAACTAAAGAAGAAAGGCGACATCGTAGTGACAAAACCAGACGGGGTTGTCATTATGGATAAATCGGATTACACGCGGCTGTTAAGGGAAGCATCCATTAATGATGACAGCAAATTTATTGCTTGCAGTGAAGAACGCCCGAAAACCAGAGGCCGTAGACCTACACATTACCATCCCCTTCttgcaaaagaaaaattactgaCCTCTATTGTCCACAAGATCCTACCAAAACAGACGGCAGATTCCCTCTCACCAAAAGGCTCAAGGCTAGCACATCTTTATGGCCTACCCAAAACCCATAAACCGGTCCTGTCTATGCGCCCAATTCTGTCCGCAACTGGAACCTATAATTTCAAACTAGCTAAATGGCTAGACGAGAAACTCAAACCTCTCGCAACAAACGCCCACACAGTAAATGACATCTTCCTGTTTGCTGAGGAAATTCAGAGCAAGCTTAAGGTTGTCAATGAGGGTGACGTCACAGCACTGTTTACAAATATCCCTGTCGACGAAGCGATCCAGATCCTTGCCAACAAAACACGTATAATCTCCAACTGA
- the LOC137969939 gene encoding CD63 antigen-like yields the protein MIAMAADGSQERFLTRKFLPFTAIFVLTASIVMIGFGVGMIVHEKTQTAPIILVVAGSIGIPLGCVGLYWWIKKRTFDEMEKPLIWFIGLLIVVSVPTLVAGCLGILDVNKKALLKDDFEADLKLYGKTGHYEILRNIDRRQIEGKCCGAINYADWRHTAYGGGRYDKVPDSCCKVDHRRHACGFEFELSKINQKGCNSYSPALDGMKLHLKLVAYGGIICGIIEIILWIALLFLCLCGRSPSNGQHRQTYKKTESFSVHTLEEKEPRGVGAQDNQASAGEERPPDTQEKAF from the exons ATGATTGCAATGGCAGCAGATGGCAGTCAGGAGAGATTTCTCACAAGAAAATTCCTGCCATTTACTGCGATTTTCGTACTG ACAGCAAGCATTGTaatgattggttttggtgttGGAATGATAGTCCAtgaaaaaacacaaacagcacCTATTATTCTCGTTGTGGCTGGAAGTATAGGCATTCCTCTTGGGTGTGTTGGACTCTACTGGTGGATCAAGAAGCGTACCTTCGATGAAATGGAAAAACCACTAATATGG TTTATAGGCCTTCTCATAGTAGTATCTGTTCCCACATTGGTTGCTGGATGTCTTGGAATCCTTGACGTAAATAAA aaggccttgTTAAAGGATGACTTTGAAGCAGACTTGAAACTGTATGGAAAGACTGGACACTATGAAATACTCAGGAATATTGACAGACGGCAAATAGAG GGTAAGTGCTGTGGAGCAATCAATTACGCTGATTGGAGACATACAGCTTATGGAGGAGGCAGATATGACAAAGTCCCAGACAGCTGCTGCAAGGTGGATCACCGGCGCCATGCTTGTGGGTTTGAATTTGAACTTAGCAAAATAAACCAGAAG GGGTGCAATAGCTATTCTCCCGCTTTGGACGGAATGAAACTGCACCTGAAACTTGTGGCTTATGGCGGTATCATTTGTGGAATAATCGAG ATAATCTTGTGGATCGCTCTTCtgtttctttgcctttgtggaAGGAGTCCGTCAAATGGGCAGCATCGTCAAACTTACAAGAAGACAGAAAGCTTTTCAGTACATACGCTTGAAGAAAAGGAGCCTCGTGGAGTTGGGGCACAGGATAACCAAGCTAGTGCCGGGGAAGAGAGGCCGCCTGATACGCAGGAAAAGGCTTTTTAG